CAGGCGCGCCAACAAGACCTTCTGCTGGTTGCCACCGGATAACGAGCCCACGCTGACCTTGCCCGAGGCCACGCGAATCGACAGCGACTTGATCGCGTCATTCGAGCGTTGCGCGCCATGGCTGCGATCCAGCACCCCGCCCGCATGCGCATCCGGCACGCAGGCGCAGACGTTGATGTTGTCGGCCACGCTCATGTCCAGGAACAGCCCCTGGGCCTTGCGGTCCTCGGTGAGGTACACCACGCCTGCGCGAATCGCATCCGCCGGGTTGCGCAGTTGGGTGACGGTCTTGCCCACCACTTCCAGGGTTCCGGAAGTGCGCGGGTCGGCGGCAAAGATCAGTCGCGCAAGTTCCGTGCGCCCTGCCCCCACCAGCCCGGCAATGCCCAGCACTTCACCGGCATGCAGTTCGAAACTGCAATGGCGCACGCGCTTGCCGTCGGCCATGTCACGTACACGCATCACCACGTTGCCGGGGTTATACGCCGCGTGTTCCTTCTTGTAGAAACCGGACAGGTCGCGGCCCACCATCATTTTCACCAGCACTTCGGCTGACAGTGCGTCGCGGGTCAGCTCGCCGATGTACTGGCCGTCGCGCAGCACCGACACCCGGTCCGACAGCTCGTAGATCTCGGCCATGCGGTGGCTGATATAGATAATCGCCAGGCCCTGGCTGCGCAGCTGTTTGATCAGCGCAAACAGGCGGTCGGTCTCGCGGGACGACAATGGCGTGGTGGGTTCGTCCATCACCAGGATCCTGGCGTGGCCATGCAGCGCCCGGGCGATTTCCACCAACTGGCGCTCGGCAATCGACAGGCTGCTGACGGGCGTGGCCGCTGTGAACTCGGCGCCCAGGCGCTGCAACACCTCGCTGCAGCCGGCCTGCATGCCCTTGCGGTCGATCGTCCAGCCTCGGCGCAGTTCGCGGCCCAGGTAGATGTTCTCGGCCACGCTCAGGTTCGGGCACAGGCTCAGTTCCTGATAGATCACGGCGATGCCGAGGGCTTTGGCGGTGGCAGGCGTGAAGCTGGTGACGGGCTGGCCGGCAATGCGGATTTCGCCACCGGGGTCGGCCTGGTAGGCGCCGGAGAGGATTTTCATCAAGGTGGATTTGCCGGCGCCGTTCTCCCCCATCAAGGCGTGGATTTCGCCGGGGTAGACCTTCAGGCCAACTGATTTGAGCACGCGCAGACCGTTGAAGGTCTTGCTGATGCCCTGCATCTCAAGCAAGGGTTCAAGGCTCATGAATGAGCTCCTGCGTTTATTATTTTTGTAGTCGAGTGCCGCTGACTCTAGTCAGATACATTTGCTTACGCAAGCGCTTGCGTTGGCCATTTATCGTTTGGTGAAACGTTTAATCATGGCGATTTGCCAGAAAACCGCCTGAACCATTCAATTGAAGGGCAAAGTTCAACGGGTGGTGGTTTTCCACCATCAAAACGCCATAATCTCTGCTATTGTCCAAAGACTTCATCTCCTCCTCATCGCCTCCATGGGATCTTCTGTGAGCATGCTCTGCGCCCTCGTCGCTTGACGGTGGCGGGCCTGAATGTCACGGAACGCCCTTGCGATGGATAAAAACCCAACCCTGAATCCGCCCGAAGCCCAATCGCGCGCCGAAAAAATCGTCGAATTCAAACGCCAGAAAACCCTGCTCAAGACCGGCGCCCTGCAAGACGCGATTTTCAACAGCGCCTACTTCTCCAGCATCGCCACCGACGAAAAAGGCGTGATCCAGATCTTCAATGTCGGCGCTGAACGCATGCTCGGGTATGCCGCCGACGATGTACTGAACCGTATTACCCCCGCCGATATTTCCGACCCCGCCGAACTCATCACCCGCGCCGCCGCCCTCAGCCTGGAACTCGACACGCCGATCAACCCGGGGTTCGAAGCCCTGGTGTTCAAGGCTTCGCGTGGCATCGAGGATATTTACGAGCTGACCTATATCCGCAAGGACGGCAGCCGCCTCTCGGCCATGGTCTCGGTGACCGCCCTGCGCAACCGCCACGACACCATCATCGGCTACCTGCTGATCGGCACCGACAACACCGCCCGCAAACAGGAAGAAGCCGAGCGCAAAGGCTTTGAGCGCGCACTGGAAGAAAAGAATCTGGAGCTGGAACACGCCAGCCACATGAAGTCCGAATTCCTCGCCACCATGTCCCACGAACTGCGCACCCCGCTGAATGCGGTGATCGGCTTCTCGGAAGCCTTGAAAGACGGCCTGGTTGGCGACATGAGTGAGGTGCAGCGCGAGTACATCGGCGATATCTTCACCAGCGGCCAGCACTTGCTGTCGCTGATCAATGACATCCTCGACCTGTCCAAGGTCGAGGCCGGGATGATGGACCTGGAGCTGGAGGCCGTAGAGCTGGCGGGCCTGTTGGCCAACAGCCTGTTGATCGTGCGCGAAAAAGCCGCGTTGCAACGCATCCAATTGAAGCTGGAAAGCCAGGACGATTTCGGCGTCCTCGAACTGGACCTCCGCAAGACCAAGCAGATCATCTACAACCTGCTGGCCAACGCGGTGAAGTTCAGCGAACACGGCGCCTCCGTGACCCTGGCGGTGCGTCGCGTGCCTCGCGAGCAGGTCGGGCAGATCCCCGGCGACTGGCCGCAGCACAGCTTTGCACTGCAGCCGAGTGCCCATCGGCAGTTTCTTGAACTGAGTGTGAGCGACAGCGGCATCGGGATCGCCGAGGACGACATGGGCAAACTGTTCAAGGCGTTCAGCCAGATCGACAGCAGCCTGGCGCGCAAATTCGAAGGCACCGGCCTGGGGCTGGCGATGGTCAAGCAACTGACCGATCTGCATGGTGGCAGCGTCGCCGTAGCCAGTCGCGAAGGCTTGGGTGCGCGCTTTGTGGTGTGGCTGCCGTTGCATCTCGCGCCGGAGGGCACATGGCCGAAATCCTGATTGTCGAAGACAACGAAGCCAATATGCGCCTGGCGCGCTTACTGCTGATGAACGCCGGGCATACCGTGGTGTGGGCCGCCGATGCCGAGAGTGGCCTGACCCTGGCCCGGGAAAAACAGCCGGCGCTGATCCTGATGGATATCCAACTGCCCGGCATGGACGGCCTGGCCGCCACCTCGCTGCTCAAGCAAGACCCGCATACCGCGCATATCCCGGTCATTGCCTTGACCGCGATGGCCATGAAGGAAGACCGGGAAAAAACCCGGCTGGCCGGCTGCGATGCCTACGTCATCAAGCCGCTGCGCTACAAGGAGCTGTACCAGGTGATCGACAGCTTGCTGCAACAGAACATCAGCCCCCTCATATGAGTCCTCTCCATGGCCAGCCAACCCGCAACATTGTTGATCGTTGACGACGAACCGCAGGTTCGCAAACTGTTGGAAACCCTGCTGCAACACGAGGGTTACCAGACCCTGACAGCGGGCAGCGGCGAGGAAGCCCTGCGGCTGGTGGCGCAACAGCCGCCGGACCTGATTCTGCTGGATATCATGATGCCGGGCATGGACGGCTACGAAGTGGCCAGCCAATTGAAGGGCAACGAAACCACGGCGGACATCCCGATCATCATGCTCTCGGCCCTCAGTGAGGCGAGTGCACGTGTCAGCGGGCTGGAAACCGGCGCCGAGGAATTCATCAGCAAGCCGGTGGAACGCGTGGAATTGTGGTTGCGCGTGCGCAACCTGCTGCGCCTCAAGGCTCGCGGCGATCAGCTGAAAAACCATAGCGTGATGCTGGAGCACCAACTGCAGCAGCAAACCACCGCGATGTCCGGCATGAGCGTGCATGACCTGGCGCGACAAGCCTTGGAAGATGACCTGCGCCGGGCGGTTGAGCGCGAAGAGTTTACCGTGCATTACCAACCCAAGGTCGAACTGGCCGGCGGCCAGGTTTGTGCGCTGGAAGCCTTGCTGCGCTGGGACCGCCCCGGCTACGGCGCGGTATCGCCGGCGGTGTTTGTGCCGATCCTGGAAAGCCTGGGGTTGATCGTCCCCGTGGGGCGCTGGGTGATCAATAACGTGTGCCAACAGATTGCCGCGTGGCAGCGCAGCGATATCGGTGCGGTTGAGGTGTCGGTGAACGTGTCGGGCCATCAATTGATCGAG
The genomic region above belongs to Pseudomonas poae and contains:
- a CDS encoding PAS domain-containing sensor histidine kinase produces the protein MDKNPTLNPPEAQSRAEKIVEFKRQKTLLKTGALQDAIFNSAYFSSIATDEKGVIQIFNVGAERMLGYAADDVLNRITPADISDPAELITRAAALSLELDTPINPGFEALVFKASRGIEDIYELTYIRKDGSRLSAMVSVTALRNRHDTIIGYLLIGTDNTARKQEEAERKGFERALEEKNLELEHASHMKSEFLATMSHELRTPLNAVIGFSEALKDGLVGDMSEVQREYIGDIFTSGQHLLSLINDILDLSKVEAGMMDLELEAVELAGLLANSLLIVREKAALQRIQLKLESQDDFGVLELDLRKTKQIIYNLLANAVKFSEHGASVTLAVRRVPREQVGQIPGDWPQHSFALQPSAHRQFLELSVSDSGIGIAEDDMGKLFKAFSQIDSSLARKFEGTGLGLAMVKQLTDLHGGSVAVASREGLGARFVVWLPLHLAPEGTWPKS
- a CDS encoding EAL domain-containing response regulator; the protein is MASQPATLLIVDDEPQVRKLLETLLQHEGYQTLTAGSGEEALRLVAQQPPDLILLDIMMPGMDGYEVASQLKGNETTADIPIIMLSALSEASARVSGLETGAEEFISKPVERVELWLRVRNLLRLKARGDQLKNHSVMLEHQLQQQTTAMSGMSVHDLARQALEDDLRRAVEREEFTVHYQPKVELAGGQVCALEALLRWDRPGYGAVSPAVFVPILESLGLIVPVGRWVINNVCQQIAAWQRSDIGAVEVSVNVSGHQLIEGDLIADIGRILTRTGVAPHWLEVELTEGSLMENTQHTIASLQRLRAMGVKISIDDFGTGYSSLAYLRRFPIDTLKIDIAFIREVTSNPQDAAITRTIIELAHSLQLRVVAEGVETQAQLAFLKDAGCDQIQGYLFSRPLPMAELERLLLEKRGLVGA
- a CDS encoding response regulator, with the translated sequence MAEILIVEDNEANMRLARLLLMNAGHTVVWAADAESGLTLAREKQPALILMDIQLPGMDGLAATSLLKQDPHTAHIPVIALTAMAMKEDREKTRLAGCDAYVIKPLRYKELYQVIDSLLQQNISPLI
- a CDS encoding sugar ABC transporter ATP-binding protein, which encodes MSLEPLLEMQGISKTFNGLRVLKSVGLKVYPGEIHALMGENGAGKSTLMKILSGAYQADPGGEIRIAGQPVTSFTPATAKALGIAVIYQELSLCPNLSVAENIYLGRELRRGWTIDRKGMQAGCSEVLQRLGAEFTAATPVSSLSIAERQLVEIARALHGHARILVMDEPTTPLSSRETDRLFALIKQLRSQGLAIIYISHRMAEIYELSDRVSVLRDGQYIGELTRDALSAEVLVKMMVGRDLSGFYKKEHAAYNPGNVVMRVRDMADGKRVRHCSFELHAGEVLGIAGLVGAGRTELARLIFAADPRTSGTLEVVGKTVTQLRNPADAIRAGVVYLTEDRKAQGLFLDMSVADNINVCACVPDAHAGGVLDRSHGAQRSNDAIKSLSIRVASGKVSVGSLSGGNQQKVLLARLLEVKPHVLILDEPTRGVDIGSKSEIYRIINQLAQAGVGIVVISSELPEIIGTCDRVLIMREGQLVAEVGGASGHVISQERIIDLATGGDQVVAHG